Proteins encoded in a region of the Sterolibacterium denitrificans genome:
- a CDS encoding PilN family type IVB pilus formation outer membrane protein, protein MRPTAKTTLIPLLLISLLVTAGCASKRVAPMQKNVNATNEEINKYLQEINRSNAGAKAAVDNPEGIWLPVRKLRDNELQVSGHRATSRRFSVNREFRTIQDVAERVTLLMGVPVTVAPEALPSAQAGQTGATANTATAAQPSLPGMTPAFGYAMASSGQHGIPISYDGPLSGFLDVAAARFGLSWEWLGDGIRFYRYTTRTFRLAALPGETILQNMVSNTTGGSSSGGGGSGGSDSASSETKQKTQVDSKLSVWSAVEDSIKGMLSDKGTVTVTAATGTVTVTDRPEIVSQVGKYIESQNASLSKQVVVNVRVLSVELSNGEQYGINWGLAYQSMSGNLGFKFSNNFVDAASAGGSNLALNVLTTAGQATNSDIQSWAGSQALINALSSQGHVSQITSASLTTLNNQSAPLQVGRQTTYLASSTTTVTQGAGSTTTLQPGMLTTGFSMTIVPHILDRGRLMLQYAVDISSLLRMYTVNSNNSSIQAPDVDTRNFLQRVMLNSGDTLVMTGFEQNTTNATTEGMGKASNPMLGGGVNGKRNRSVLVILIQPIVAD, encoded by the coding sequence ATGCGACCCACTGCAAAAACCACACTCATCCCTCTGCTGCTGATTTCGCTGCTGGTTACCGCCGGGTGCGCCAGCAAGCGCGTGGCGCCGATGCAGAAGAACGTCAACGCCACGAACGAGGAAATCAACAAATACCTTCAGGAAATCAATCGCAGCAATGCCGGGGCGAAGGCCGCCGTGGATAATCCGGAAGGCATCTGGCTGCCCGTCCGCAAGCTCCGCGACAACGAGCTCCAGGTTTCCGGCCACCGCGCAACCAGCCGACGCTTTTCGGTCAATCGCGAATTCCGCACCATCCAGGACGTTGCCGAGCGCGTCACCCTGCTCATGGGCGTCCCGGTCACGGTCGCTCCGGAGGCGCTGCCTTCCGCGCAAGCCGGCCAGACTGGCGCAACCGCGAATACGGCCACGGCCGCGCAGCCCAGCCTGCCGGGCATGACGCCGGCATTCGGCTACGCCATGGCCAGCAGCGGCCAGCATGGCATCCCCATCAGCTACGACGGCCCACTCTCCGGCTTTCTCGATGTTGCCGCAGCCCGCTTCGGCCTGAGCTGGGAGTGGCTGGGCGACGGCATCCGCTTCTATCGCTACACCACCCGCACCTTCCGTCTGGCCGCGCTGCCGGGTGAAACCATCCTGCAGAACATGGTCTCCAACACCACGGGAGGCTCCTCCTCCGGCGGAGGCGGCAGTGGCGGCAGCGACAGCGCCTCCTCCGAGACCAAGCAGAAAACCCAGGTCGACTCCAAGCTGTCCGTCTGGTCGGCCGTCGAGGACTCGATCAAGGGCATGCTCTCCGATAAAGGCACCGTGACCGTGACCGCGGCCACGGGCACCGTGACCGTGACCGACCGGCCGGAAATCGTCTCGCAGGTCGGCAAGTACATCGAGTCGCAAAATGCTTCCTTGAGCAAGCAGGTCGTGGTCAATGTCCGGGTCCTCTCCGTGGAGCTGAGCAATGGCGAGCAATACGGCATCAACTGGGGCCTGGCCTACCAGTCGATGTCGGGCAACCTCGGCTTCAAGTTCTCCAACAACTTCGTCGACGCCGCCAGTGCCGGCGGTTCCAATCTGGCGCTGAACGTGCTGACGACGGCAGGCCAGGCGACGAATTCCGACATCCAATCCTGGGCCGGCTCGCAAGCGCTGATCAATGCCCTGTCGAGTCAGGGGCATGTTTCCCAGATCACCTCGGCTTCGCTGACCACCCTCAACAACCAGTCGGCGCCCTTGCAGGTCGGCCGGCAGACGACCTACCTCGCCTCATCGACCACCACGGTCACCCAGGGCGCGGGATCGACGACCACGCTGCAGCCCGGCATGCTGACCACCGGCTTCTCGATGACCATCGTGCCGCACATCCTGGATCGCGGCCGGCTGATGCTCCAGTATGCGGTCGATATCTCCTCGCTGCTGCGCATGTACACGGTCAACTCGAACAACTCCAGCATCCAGGCGCCGGATGTCGATACCCGCAACTTCCTGCAGCGCGTCATGCTCAACAGCGGCGATACGCTGGTCATGACGGGGTTTGAGCAAAACACGACCAATGCCACGACCGAAGGCATGGGCAAGGCCAGCAATCCCATGCTGGGCGGTGGCGTCAATGGCAAGCGCAATCGCAGCGTGCTGGTCATCCTGATTCAACCCATCGTGGCGGACTGA
- the pilO2 gene encoding type 4b pilus protein PilO2, with protein MATERTAPGLTGAGFQTFEFGRRTFVSGLFWQPLPGATARLRMVELQKMAEEQGFDLAVLRTSGIPQAGFGTQLDGLKPGMLSVAAMISKSLEVANRDRSFLCAMEVPGKKWLYVAQREGVLLHDGDLLGSEDFIRSRMMTDLSLADWQTVFAPAQWGIPHGIERQFEELLPKKGDKYSFKKWWEIRLIRNIWLDLIRNNPKLHALLIALALIFGGYQLWEHYRATKELEALERKEAAEQAARELAAAEQPWKKQPPAAQFLAACNTALGQVKTFWPGNWTPSTSVCAEGKLTMSWSRQETGRIEHLLALQPDAEISPDGNRATLTIPLELPPGTNEVLPKAREKLLDMLDFSQRYGIGLSVSDTTGKSAVLGQPNLSDGSWKTLEWTIGDMLLAPDTILPVLDGPGLRISKITLTFSEGMMKWTMEGMQYVQP; from the coding sequence ATGGCCACTGAGCGAACTGCGCCCGGTCTGACAGGAGCAGGCTTCCAGACCTTCGAGTTTGGAAGGCGTACCTTCGTTTCCGGCTTGTTCTGGCAGCCGCTGCCCGGCGCGACTGCCCGGTTGCGCATGGTCGAGCTGCAGAAAATGGCGGAAGAGCAAGGTTTCGACCTTGCCGTCCTGCGTACCTCGGGCATCCCCCAGGCAGGCTTCGGCACGCAACTGGACGGCCTCAAGCCAGGCATGCTGTCTGTCGCCGCAATGATCTCGAAGTCGCTGGAAGTGGCCAACCGGGATCGCAGCTTTCTCTGCGCCATGGAAGTGCCGGGCAAGAAATGGCTGTACGTCGCGCAGCGCGAAGGCGTGCTGTTGCACGATGGCGACCTGCTCGGCAGCGAGGACTTCATTCGCAGCCGCATGATGACCGACCTGTCGCTGGCCGACTGGCAAACGGTCTTTGCCCCGGCGCAGTGGGGCATTCCCCATGGCATCGAGCGCCAGTTCGAAGAACTGCTGCCCAAAAAAGGCGACAAATACAGCTTCAAGAAATGGTGGGAAATCCGCCTGATCCGCAACATCTGGCTGGATCTGATCCGCAACAATCCGAAACTGCACGCCCTCCTGATCGCCCTGGCGCTCATCTTCGGCGGTTACCAGCTGTGGGAACACTATCGCGCCACGAAAGAACTGGAAGCGCTCGAACGGAAGGAAGCGGCCGAACAGGCGGCACGCGAGCTCGCCGCTGCCGAACAGCCGTGGAAAAAACAGCCGCCGGCCGCGCAGTTTCTGGCAGCCTGCAATACCGCGCTGGGCCAGGTCAAGACCTTCTGGCCGGGAAACTGGACGCCATCCACGAGCGTTTGCGCTGAAGGAAAGCTCACCATGTCCTGGTCACGCCAGGAGACCGGACGCATCGAGCATCTGCTTGCCCTGCAGCCGGATGCGGAAATATCGCCGGACGGCAATCGCGCAACGCTGACCATACCGCTCGAACTGCCCCCCGGCACGAACGAAGTCCTGCCCAAGGCACGTGAAAAGCTGCTGGACATGCTCGACTTCTCGCAGCGCTACGGCATCGGACTCTCGGTCAGTGACACCACCGGCAAATCGGCCGTTCTCGGTCAACCCAACCTGTCTGACGGCAGTTGGAAAACCTTGGAGTGGACGATAGGAGACATGCTGCTTGCACCTGACACGATCCTCCCGGTGCTTGACGGCCCCGGTTTGCGGATCAGCAAAATCACATTGACATTCAGCGAGGGCATGATGAAATGGACCATGGAGGGAATGCAATATGTACAGCCATAA